A stretch of Nitrospirota bacterium DNA encodes these proteins:
- a CDS encoding thioesterase family protein, with amino-acid sequence MSSPESFFVPQGPRFVATELTRGPWSPDHQHGGPSSALLARAIERLPSDGPVFQVARMTVEFLRPIPIAEFELRTEIVRSGKKTRIVTAWLETSGKRIVQATGLCIRRADVPVPAVPVPAVEPPIPSPEESAVFQFPFFMDSVGYHTAMEGRLARGVYGQGPTSMWMRMRVPVVPGETPSPVQRVMAAADSGNGVSVVLDVFKYTFINPDLTVYLHRPMEGEWVCLDAATIPESKGVGLADTRLHDSRGPIGRSVQSLILERRPGG; translated from the coding sequence ATGAGTTCTCCCGAGTCGTTCTTTGTCCCGCAAGGGCCGCGATTCGTCGCCACGGAACTCACCCGCGGGCCGTGGAGCCCCGATCACCAACACGGGGGACCGAGCTCGGCACTACTCGCGCGCGCGATCGAGAGGCTGCCGTCGGATGGTCCAGTCTTCCAAGTAGCCCGCATGACGGTCGAGTTTCTGCGTCCGATTCCCATAGCCGAATTCGAGCTCCGGACGGAAATCGTCCGCTCAGGGAAGAAGACCCGAATCGTCACGGCTTGGCTGGAAACGAGCGGCAAGCGCATCGTCCAGGCCACGGGACTCTGCATCCGGCGGGCTGACGTCCCCGTGCCTGCCGTGCCCGTGCCGGCCGTGGAGCCTCCCATTCCGTCGCCCGAAGAATCCGCCGTGTTCCAATTCCCGTTCTTCATGGATTCCGTTGGATATCACACCGCGATGGAAGGACGACTCGCGCGCGGGGTCTATGGTCAGGGCCCCACCAGTATGTGGATGCGGATGCGAGTCCCGGTGGTCCCGGGAGAAACGCCGTCTCCCGTTCAGCGCGTCATGGCCGCAGCTGATTCCGGCAATGGCGTGAGCGTGGTGCTGGATGTCTTCAAATACACCTTCATCAATCCGGATCTGACCGTCTATCTTCATCGGCCCATGGAGGGCGAGTGGGTTTGTCTGGATGCCGCCACCATCCCCGAGTCCAAAGGCGTCGGCCTCGCCGATACGCGCCTGCACGACTCCCGCGGCCCCATCGGCCGCTCCGTCCAGAGCCTCATCCTTGAGCGGCGGCCAGGCGGATGA
- a CDS encoding retroviral-like aspartic protease family protein: MPLVEIKLRRGKLQTAPFRALVDTGADYCLFPTDAAVAIGIDPVENEREVPIGGIAGQVKANFHSASIVLGGHEIPCDVGFAQQPFNTCLLGREGFLNNFAVTFDAIRNEITFKSRS, encoded by the coding sequence ATGCCGCTGGTCGAGATCAAGCTTCGTAGGGGCAAGCTCCAAACGGCACCATTCAGGGCACTCGTGGATACAGGCGCAGACTACTGCCTTTTTCCCACCGATGCGGCGGTCGCTATTGGAATTGATCCTGTGGAGAACGAACGGGAGGTGCCCATCGGCGGAATTGCCGGCCAAGTAAAGGCCAATTTCCACTCCGCGAGCATCGTGCTGGGCGGCCATGAGATTCCGTGTGACGTCGGATTCGCCCAGCAGCCGTTCAATACATGTTTGCTCGGCCGCGAGGGTTTTCTGAACAATTTCGCAGTGACCTTCGACGCCATCAGAAACGAAATCACTTTCAAGTCCAGAAGCTGA
- a CDS encoding DUF819 family protein: MITAESGLQIAILLAVPACLTWLEPRVKIVKTFSPVVLCYGAGIVLANQPWMAFDRPVSLGLGQVAIAFAIPLLLFSADLVGWLKLARTTVIAFGFAILSVGVISAAAHFVFSDRVADSWKISGMLAGVYTGGTVNMAAIATALKIPSETFILVNASDIIVTSFYLLFLVTLAGRVFGMVLRPFAFSTATGATEETAREPARVCHLIMGVALALAVVAGGWAIGQLIPQTSREPVMILGISSLAVVASLIPRVRRLPGTNATGTFALLVFCIALGSTVDMKQVLSSSPVLLVYTAFVVAGSVLLHLILCAVARIDRDTMIITSTAGIYGPAFIPPIAAALGNKEIILSGIATGLVGYAVANYFGLGLAWMLR, translated from the coding sequence ATGATCACCGCGGAATCAGGGCTGCAAATCGCGATCCTCCTCGCCGTACCCGCCTGTCTCACCTGGCTGGAGCCTAGAGTTAAGATCGTCAAGACTTTCAGCCCGGTGGTTCTTTGCTACGGGGCCGGGATTGTGCTCGCGAATCAGCCGTGGATGGCATTCGACCGGCCCGTTTCCCTCGGTCTGGGCCAGGTCGCCATCGCCTTCGCCATCCCACTCCTCCTTTTCTCCGCGGATCTTGTCGGATGGCTGAAGCTCGCCCGAACGACCGTTATCGCCTTCGGATTCGCCATCCTATCCGTGGGTGTGATCTCCGCCGCCGCTCATTTCGTTTTCTCGGACCGGGTGGCCGACAGTTGGAAAATCTCCGGAATGCTGGCCGGAGTCTACACCGGCGGAACCGTCAACATGGCAGCGATTGCCACGGCGTTGAAAATCCCCTCCGAAACCTTCATTCTGGTCAACGCATCGGACATCATCGTGACCAGTTTCTATCTCCTGTTCCTGGTGACCCTTGCGGGGCGAGTCTTTGGAATGGTGCTCCGGCCATTCGCCTTCTCCACGGCGACGGGCGCGACGGAAGAAACGGCTCGAGAACCTGCCCGTGTATGCCACCTGATCATGGGGGTGGCTCTCGCCTTGGCCGTCGTTGCCGGAGGGTGGGCCATCGGCCAACTCATCCCCCAGACCAGCCGTGAACCGGTCATGATCCTCGGCATTTCATCGCTCGCCGTAGTCGCATCCCTCATTCCGCGAGTTCGACGCCTCCCCGGAACAAATGCGACTGGGACGTTCGCCCTCCTGGTATTCTGCATCGCGCTCGGCAGCACGGTGGATATGAAGCAAGTGCTCTCCTCAAGCCCCGTGCTGCTCGTCTACACGGCCTTCGTCGTCGCGGGTTCCGTACTCCTCCACTTGATTCTCTGTGCCGTTGCCCGGATAGATAGGGACACCATGATCATCACGTCCACCGCTGGAATTTACGGACCCGCCTTCATCCCGCCTATTGCCGCCGCCCTCGGAAACAAGGAGATCATTCTTTCCGGAATTGCGACCGGCCTTGTGGGCTACGCCGTGGCGAACTACTTCGGGCTTGGCCTGGCATGGATGCTCCGATGA
- a CDS encoding penicillin acylase family protein encodes MSRPTACGLRLTTHGSRLTIYGLLLTLTTFSCGATSYLWYRLAPDYPRDRSETLAIEGLSDPVEIYLDAYGIPHIEAKNEPDLVRATGFMQARNRFFQMDVLRRIARGRLSELVGEQKLFSGTTVEFDRTMRSWGLEEAALAENGTMTPETKAILEVFAQGVNAGLKRHPPIEYRMLRVEPEPWTTVDSLALGYFNGWTVSHNWHQETSRLLLALHGGIDRAEKIYGSSPWSSGYSLPTSGPPRPLPPAIVDGVRQIFPSRPFSSHGHAPEHAANRFDLSTVFPSAASNSWVVSGNRSFSGKPIVANDPHLVHLLPSILFQQHLTCPGLDVIGATLPGVPYVLTGHNRNVAWGTTSSVADVIDLYIERTVPGDPAQVEGPAGNYALTRQDIDIRVRRGSKLESRRFILRKTRNGPLLNDVYPGLLPEWAPPVSIHWDLSGTSAGLDALRGANRATTVADLYAALLGFPSPPQAWSTADREGRIAFFTTGRIPIRPHHLGTFPVPGWTDRYSSSGALSGESMPFGMDSPEGFFAHGNNLVQDPLRTDGFLQIDSAPSYRAERISELIRQTPRHDRASFAAIHSDVYLIRAKRLLPHFLADLDALRGESTMATAAVDLLHQWDLRATTDSSATTIFFVTYREAIIEALGDEVDERGLEFILSQRYSTNVTDEWVENPDHVVWDHRGTPKIEHRAEVIRAAFRRALLDLSRSQGRDPATWRWGRLHDLNTKHLFGSKRLLAGFFNLPREEAPGALDSVWKAHFDLGQPETPFRDMAGPAYRMIVDLADMDHASWVVDTGASGWPGSPHYGDQRPRWLKGEYLPMMANWVEIRSSATARLSLRPGDSR; translated from the coding sequence ATGTCACGACCTACGGCTTGCGGCTTACGGCTCACGACTCACGGCTCACGACTCACGATTTACGGCTTGCTACTCACTCTCACAACGTTTTCCTGCGGTGCCACCTCCTACCTTTGGTACCGCTTGGCCCCCGACTACCCGCGAGACCGATCCGAAACCCTGGCCATCGAAGGACTATCCGACCCGGTGGAAATCTATCTCGACGCCTATGGCATCCCCCATATTGAAGCGAAGAACGAGCCGGACCTTGTCCGGGCCACCGGCTTCATGCAGGCGCGGAATCGGTTCTTCCAAATGGACGTGCTGCGCCGAATCGCCCGAGGCCGGCTCTCGGAACTCGTGGGCGAACAGAAACTCTTTTCCGGGACCACCGTTGAATTCGATCGCACCATGCGAAGCTGGGGCCTCGAAGAGGCGGCCCTCGCCGAAAACGGTACCATGACCCCCGAGACGAAGGCGATTCTGGAAGTGTTTGCACAAGGCGTGAACGCAGGACTGAAACGCCATCCCCCCATCGAGTACCGCATGCTCCGTGTAGAACCGGAACCCTGGACCACGGTCGACTCCCTCGCACTCGGCTATTTCAACGGGTGGACCGTTTCACACAACTGGCACCAGGAAACATCGAGGCTCCTCCTGGCCCTTCACGGCGGCATCGATCGGGCGGAGAAGATCTACGGATCTTCACCCTGGAGCAGCGGATACTCGCTCCCCACCTCCGGTCCACCGCGTCCACTTCCCCCGGCCATCGTGGATGGGGTTCGTCAGATCTTTCCATCCCGCCCGTTTTCATCCCATGGACATGCGCCAGAGCATGCCGCAAACAGGTTCGATCTGTCCACCGTTTTCCCCTCCGCCGCAAGCAACTCCTGGGTTGTTTCCGGCAATCGGTCCTTTTCCGGCAAACCCATCGTGGCCAATGACCCCCATCTCGTTCACCTCCTCCCCTCCATTCTGTTTCAGCAGCACCTCACGTGCCCGGGGCTGGATGTCATCGGCGCAACGCTCCCTGGAGTTCCGTACGTGCTCACCGGACACAATCGGAACGTCGCCTGGGGAACGACATCTTCAGTGGCGGATGTGATCGATCTCTACATCGAGCGCACGGTGCCGGGCGACCCCGCGCAAGTGGAGGGGCCGGCCGGCAATTATGCGTTGACCCGGCAGGACATCGACATTCGAGTTCGCCGGGGGTCGAAACTGGAATCACGTCGATTCATCCTGCGGAAAACACGCAACGGCCCCCTCCTGAATGACGTGTATCCGGGTCTCCTGCCCGAGTGGGCTCCTCCGGTATCCATCCACTGGGACCTTTCCGGCACCTCCGCGGGGCTGGATGCCCTCCGGGGGGCCAATCGGGCAACCACGGTGGCAGACCTTTATGCCGCCCTCCTGGGGTTCCCGTCGCCCCCTCAGGCTTGGAGCACCGCGGACCGCGAAGGCCGGATTGCCTTTTTCACGACGGGACGAATTCCCATCCGGCCCCACCACTTGGGCACTTTCCCCGTGCCGGGCTGGACCGATCGCTATTCATCGTCGGGCGCCCTCAGCGGTGAGTCGATGCCGTTCGGCATGGATTCACCCGAAGGCTTCTTCGCGCACGGCAACAACCTCGTTCAAGATCCGCTGCGCACGGATGGCTTCCTTCAAATCGACAGCGCCCCATCTTATCGCGCTGAGCGGATCTCGGAGTTGATTCGGCAAACGCCACGGCACGACCGAGCTTCCTTTGCCGCCATTCATTCGGACGTCTACCTTATACGGGCCAAGCGGCTTCTTCCCCACTTTCTTGCCGACCTCGATGCGCTCCGTGGAGAGAGCACGATGGCAACCGCCGCTGTGGATCTTCTTCATCAATGGGACCTCCGGGCAACCACCGATTCGTCCGCCACCACCATTTTCTTCGTGACCTACCGCGAGGCCATCATCGAAGCGCTTGGCGACGAGGTGGACGAGCGCGGGCTGGAGTTCATCCTCTCCCAACGCTATTCCACCAATGTCACCGATGAATGGGTCGAAAATCCCGACCACGTGGTGTGGGACCACCGCGGCACTCCTAAGATCGAACACAGGGCCGAGGTAATCCGTGCCGCATTCCGCCGCGCGCTGCTCGATCTTTCCAGGAGCCAGGGAAGGGACCCGGCGACATGGCGATGGGGTCGCCTCCACGATCTCAACACCAAACATCTTTTTGGATCGAAAAGACTTCTTGCCGGTTTCTTCAACCTTCCCCGCGAGGAAGCTCCCGGCGCCCTCGATTCCGTCTGGAAAGCCCATTTCGACCTGGGCCAACCTGAGACTCCGTTCCGAGACATGGCCGGCCCGGCCTATCGAATGATCGTCGATCTCGCGGACATGGACCATGCGTCATGGGTAGTGGACACGGGCGCTTCCGGCTGGCCCGGCTCGCCCCATTATGGCGACCAACGGCCCCGCTGGCTCAAGGGGGAGTACCTCCCCATGATGGCGAACTGGGTGGAGATCCGATCCTCCGCCACCGCCAGGCTCAGCTTGCGGCCCGGCGACTCCCGATGA